In one Fusarium falciforme chromosome 5, complete sequence genomic region, the following are encoded:
- a CDS encoding DAO domain-containing protein has product MATTVIVGSGIIGIATAYYLSEHQPGWSIHVVDASTELFASASGYAGGFVARDWFPPELASLGALSFEEHERLAKKYDGHEKWAYAKSVTVNYELPRRKANGPGGEDWLREGGSRADLVAEKRDVEDGNSPSWLRRVKGDAVSVVDNAEGTAVLDPLRLCQFLLDRCRAAGVRFHHPAVVLNVGPDCHDELSHVRIGFTDCSSETEIPATRVLVCAGCWTPDVLESMFPGSAIDIPVLSLAGHSLVVRNPGDVGDVYHSLYCSLDDFSPEIYARPNGDIWLGGVNSAILLPPLATAAKPLRGPLEKLKATARQLIKSEGELEVVRTGLCFRPVTQRGTPYVTRVEDVDLRQGYRTRKGADGGVFVAAGHGPWGISLSLGTGKVMAEMMQGRELSADISSLGYLP; this is encoded by the exons ATGGCTACGACCGTGATTGTTGGAAGCGGCATAATTGGCATCGCGACGGCTTACTACCTTTCTGAACATCAACCCGGTTGGTCGATTCACGTCGTCGACGCTTCTACGGAGCTCTTTGCCTCGGCGTCGGGTTACGCCGGCGGCTTCGTCGCCAGAGACTGGTTCCCGCCAGAACTTGCGTCCCTGGGTGCTCTCAGCTTCGAAGAGCATGAGAGACTCGCGAAGAAGTACGATGGGCATGAGAAGTGGGCGTATGCCAAGTCGGTGACGGTGAATTATGAGCTTCCGAGGAGGAAGGCTAATGGACCTGGAGGTGAGGATTGGTTACGTGAGGGAGGCAGCCGGGCAGATTTGGTGGCGGAGAAGAGGGATGTTGAGGATGGGAATAGTCCGTCTTGGTTGAGGCGTGTCAAGGGTGATGCTGTTAGTGTGGTTGACAATGCTGAGGGGACGGCTGTTCT CGATCCCCTCAGACTCTGTCAGTTCCTCCTAGACAGGTGTCGAGCTGCTGGTGTCCGATTTCACCATCCCGCAGTAGTCCTCAACGTTGGGCCTGACTGCCACGATGAACTTTCACATGTCCGTATCGGCTTCACCGACTGCTCCTCCGAGACTGAGATCCCGGCCACAAGGGTTTTGGTCTGCGCCGGTTGCTGGACGCCCGATGTTTTAGAGTCTATGTTTCCAGGTTCTGCTATCGACATACCGGTGTTGAGTCTTGCGGGTCATTCACTGGTTGTGCGGAATCCTGGGGATGTGGGTGATGTATATCACTCGCTGTATTGTAGCTTGGATGATTTCTCCCCAGAGATATATGCTCGACCAAACGGCGATATCTGGCTGGGAGGCGTCAACTCGGCTATACTGTTACCACCGTTAGCTACGGCTGCAAAACCCTTGCGAGGGCCTCTGGAGAAGTTGAAAGCTACGGCGAGACAACTGATCAAGTCGGAAGGTGAGCTGGAGGTTGTTCGAACTGGACTGTGCTTCCGGCCTGTGACGCAACGGGGCACGCCGTACGTTACGCGGGTGGAAGATGTTGATCTAAGACAAGGGTACAGGACGAGAAAGGGAGCAGACGGAGGCGTGTTTGTTGCTGCGGGACATGGGCCTTGGGGGATTAGTCTGTCGCTGGGGACTGGCAAGGTCATGGCGGAGATGATGCAGGGGAGGGAGCTGAGTGCTGATATAAGTAGTTTGGGATATCTGCCGTGA
- a CDS encoding Hcy-binding domain-containing protein, with amino-acid sequence MPSKILILDGGLGTSLESKYSVSFSRSTPLWSSHLLISDPATLQSCQSDFGAVPVDVLLTATYQASIKGFADTRTEEFPDGVSRETVPRFLDDAVNIARRAAGDNAQVALSYGPYGACLIPSQEYSGKYDDAHDSESALEEWHRERLGLFAEVPDVGKRVSHVALETIPRVDEIIAMRKALAATPTLSDLPYWTSCLSPGADLALPDGNSIESAVEAMLDREVSPKTPWGIGINCTKVDKLDRLLQIFESTVARLIEQGRLDNWPALVLYPDGTNGEVYNTTTQKWELPDDAKDQVRSSWESQVESVVRATESRGKWPVILVGGCCKARSEDIKRLRDRLLG; translated from the coding sequence ATGCCTTCCAaaatcctcatcctcgacggcGGTCTCGGCACGTCCCTCGAGTCCAAATActccgtctccttctccaggtCCACACCGCTCTGGTCCTCTCACCTCCTCATCTCCGATCCGGCGACTCTTCAATCTTGTCAGAGCGACTTCGGCGCCGTGCCTGTTGACGTGCTCCTCACGGCGACGTATCAGGCTTCTATCAAGGGTTTCGCTGATACTCGTACTGAAGAGTTTCCAGATGGTGTCAGTCGCGAAACGGTTCCGCGTTTTCTCGATGACGCTGTAAACATTGCACGACGAGCCGCGGGCGATAATGCGCAGGTCGCTTTGAGCTATGGTCCGTACGGCGCGTGCTTGATTCCAAGCCAAGAGTACAGCGGCAAATACGACGACGCCCATGACTCAGAATCTGCGCTTGAGGAGTGGCACCGTGAGCGTCTAGGACTCTTTGCAGAGGTCCCAGACGTCGGTAAGAGAGTGAGCCATGTTGCGCTGGAAACCATCCCCAGGGTCGATGAGATTATCGCCATGCGCAAAGCTCTCGCCGCAACACCAACTCTCTCAGATCTACCTTATTGGACTTCATGCCTGTCCCCTGGCGCCGACTTGGCACTTCCTGATGGAAACTCTATCGAATCCGCCGTCGAAGCCATGCTGGACCGCGAAGTCTCACCAAAGACGCCGTGGGGCATCGGCATCAACTGCACCAAGGTCGACAAGCTCGATCGCCTCCTACAGATTTTCGAATCGACAGTCGCGCGGCTGATCGAGCAAGGCCGCTTGGACAATTGGCCTGCACTAGTTCTGTATCCCGACGGTACGAACGGGGAGGTGTACAACACGACGACGCAAAAATGGGAGCTGCCAGATGACGCCAAGGATCAAGTACGCTCATCGTGGGAGTCTCAAGTCGAGAGTGTTGTCAGGGCTACTGAGAGTCGGGGGAAGTGGCCTGTCATTCTCGTCGGTGGATGCTGCAAGGCCAGAAGTGAGGATATCAAGAGGCTTCGTGATCGTCTCCTCGGGTAG
- a CDS encoding Abhydrolase-3 domain-containing protein — MAEYRHFAAPDPQWTDFPNNLPPGTKVVRGMPRDHDPITPQEGLDIVEFDVPVRDATPITLRTYRRTANRDEALPLLVYMHGGGYVFGGLETDDSTCRAIALELGIVVVNVKYRLAPEHKFPVGFEDSFDIVRWAASSEGQSKLNTDLAKGFILGGTSAGANFTAGISHLARDEGLSPKITGVVFLAGSFCHPDMRPKKYLDRILSVDEINDAPGLTRKSIDYFSEKYGAPPEDRRLSPLLFDSHADIAKKAYFAICGWDPRRDEALLLDQILQEEGLSTKKHVYQGLPHGFWTTCPDLPVSKKWLEDLLKGVRWMIE, encoded by the exons ATGGCAGAATATCGACACTTCGCAGCTCCTGATCCCCAATGGACAGAC TTCCCCAACAATCTGCCACCGGGCACCAAGGTGGTACGGGGCATGCCGAGGGATCATGATCCCATCACTCCGCAGGAAGGGCTAGACATTGTCGAGTTCGACGTCCCTGTGCGAGATGCCACTCCCATCACCCTCCGTACCTACAGACGAACCGCCAACCGCGATGAGGCCCTCCCTTTGCTGGTGTACATGCACGGTGGCGGCTACGTCTTTGGCGGCCTTGAGACAGATGACTCAACTTGTCGAGCAATTGCCCTAGAGCtgggcatcgtcgtcgtcaatgtCAAGTATCGGCTCGCACCTGAGCACAAGTTCCCCGTCGGCTTTGAAGACTCTTTCGACATTGTCCGCTGG GCTGCATCGTCAGAAGGCCAGAGCAAGCTCAACACCGATCTCGCCAAGGGCTTCATCTTGGGCGGCACTTCAGCCGGCGCCAACTTTACCGCCGGTATCTCGCACTTGGCCCGCGACGAGGGTCTCTCGCCAAAGATCACGGGTGTCGTATTTCTTGCTGGTAGTTTCTGCCATCCTGATATGCGGCCAAAGAAGTACCTAGACCGCATCCTCAGCGTCGACGAGATCAACGATGCGCCCGGTCTTACGCGCAAGTCCATCGACTACTTTTCAG AAAAGTACGGTGCTCCACCAGAAGACAGACGTCTCTCGCCTCTGCTATTCGACTCACACGCAgacattgccaagaaggcgTACTTCGCCATCTGTGGATGGGATCCTCGACGAGATGAAGCGCTACTTCTCGACCAGATTCTCCAGGAAGAAGGATTGTCTACCAAGAAGCACGTCTATCAAGGGCTGCCACATGGTTTCTGGACCACTTGCCCGGATCTTCCTGTGTCCAAGAAGTGGTTGGAGGATTTGCTCAAGGGCGTGCGCTGGATGATTGAGTAA
- a CDS encoding Apple domain-containing protein: MYSLTVLTAIVTALSGANAIPLSCDTTPITPLDPSCTVHEIPGTAICGAKGNKGNKNLGWYTGNKLWSNVDACIKACVADDPKCKSISWDPKQKICGMYTHTVESFKLEGVSDITYYDTACGFADSVDAVCGRTGVVGADDLQPYGNKVVEDDDTCLAFCKSDSNCKAVRFNTNGKRCYKYAQPVNAIGVKFKPDVRNVFYDIRCVECPTVVVEY; the protein is encoded by the coding sequence ATGTACTCCCTCACTGTCCTCACTGCCATCGTTACGGCCCTCTCTGGTGCCAATGCCATTCCCCTGAGCTGCGACACCACCCCCATCACCCCCCTCGACCCCTCCTGCACCGTCCACGAGATCCCTGGCACAGCCATCTGCGGTGCTAAGGGCAACAAGGGCAACAAGAACCTTGGTTGGTACACTGGCAACAAGCTCTGGTCCAACGTCGACGCCTGTATCAAGGCCTGCGTCGCAGATGACCCCAAGTGCAAATCCATTAGCTGGGACCCTAAGCAGAAGATCTGTGGCATGTACACCCACACCGTCGAGTCCTTCAAGCTCGAGGGCGTTTCGGATATTACCTACTACGACACGGCCTGCGGCTTTGCCGACTCTGTGGACGCCGTCTGCGGCCGCACCGGCGTTGTCGGCGCTGATGATCTGCAGCCTTACGGAAACAAGGTCgttgaggacgacgacactTGTCTTGCCTTCTGCAAGAGCGACAGCAACTGCAAGGCTGTCCGGTTCAACACTAACGGAAAGCGGTGCTACAAGTATGCCCAGCCCGTTAATGCCATTGGTGTCAAGTTCAAGCCGGACGTCCGCAACGTCTTTTACGACATCCGTTGCGTCGAGTGTCCCACCGTTGTTGTGGAGTATTAG
- a CDS encoding FtsJ domain-containing protein → MTFSFNPTAEDFCPVGNQAETLEFPDPEHTSMYDDAETSEVERGGQYAITAYLKENGWESSKGDTHFNKQRRVADEPTEKDARFFYNMMHKIGRDMNKATRAFDLSGIKNPALLDMCMAPGAFVAQVLDKYPNARVRTMSLPLKDGGHRVRLGHHNVAVEFRDITMLAADIGMQMDDVPTSGPDPGNLEFTKVFSDSERFDLVLCDGAVRRTHQRTAWRERREATRLTLTQLAIGLEHLNNGGTMVILLHKLDSWPCFSLIHNFSKFSTVQLFKHPQYHKLRSSFYLVAKNIQADSTPAKTLVLEWKERYKIATVGTEEGYSRILQVRSQDAQAALNEFGEEFIAMGRKIWKLQAEALAKASFMKAEDESQCKGNESEGIGQQDMF, encoded by the exons ATGACTTTTTCATTTAATCCTACAGCTGAAGACTTTTGCCCTGTGGGGAACCAAGCCGAAACTCTCGAGTTCCCTGATCCTGAACACACATCTATGTacgatgatgctgagacCTCCGAAGTCGAAAGGGGTGGCCAGTATGCCATCACTGCGTATCTCAAGGAGAAC GGGTGGGAGAGCTCCAAAGGCGACACCCACTTCAACAAGCAACGACGAGTGGCAGATGAGCCCACTGAAAAGGACGCTCGTTTCTTCTACAACATGATGCACAAGATAGGACGTGACATGAACAAGGCCACACGTGCTTTTGACCTGTCCGGAATCAAGAACCCAGCCTTGCTGGATATGTGCATGGCCCCCGGTGCCTTTGTCGCACAGGTCTTGGACAAGTACCCCAATGCCCGAGTGAGGACCATGAGTCTCCCCCTCAAGGATGGGGGCCACCGGGTTAGGCTGGGTCACCACAATGTCGCCGTCGAATTTCGAGATATCACCATGTTGGCAGCCGACATTGGCATGCAGATGGACGATGTACCGACATCTGGGCCTGACCCAGGCAATCTTGAATTCACAAAGGTCTTTTCTGATTCCGAAAGATTCGACCTTGTCTTGTGTGATGGTGCCGTTAGACGCACACATCAACGGACAGCATGGCGAGAGCGTCGCGAAGCTACTCGTCTCACACTCACGCAGCTTGCAATCGGTCTTGAACACCTAAATAACGGTGGCACCATGGTTATTCTACTACACAAACTCGACAGCTGGCCCTGCTTCAGTTTGATCCACAACTTCAGCAAGTTCTCCACCGTCCAGCTGTTCAAGCATCCCCAGTACCACAAGTTAAGATCCTCATTCTATCTCGTGGCCAAGAACATCCAGGCCGACAGTACCCCGGCCAAGACACTGGTTCTGGAATGGAAGGAAAGGTACAAGATTGCTACGGTTGGCACAGAGGAAGGCTATTCAAGGATTCTACAAGTGAGAAGCCAAGATGCGCAGGCAGCTTTGAATGAGTTTGGGGAGGAGTTTATAGCCATGGGACGCAAGATCTGGAAGCTTCAGGCAGAGGCCTTGGCAAAGGCTTCGTTTATGAAGGCTGAAGATGAGAGCCAGTGCAAGGGAAATGAAAGCGAGGGCATCGGCCAGCAAGACATGTTCTAG
- a CDS encoding GH16 domain-containing protein — translation MYALALLLFALHSVGVSCDNLRPPLEERAVTDIPADSFDSLETYWNYLYPWGPTHNGGARMNQEHVSVNDGVLTLTAEPVTGQEDPIHYLSGAIHAKSTFTVTAGGGYDVKAEFIAPVDRGTWPAFWLNAASGWPPEIDVAEWKGSGKISFNTFNTSDEVTALDIDYPEPTQWHSVRAELRDENGVDVRVKFFLDDREVTTQYGREYIGKGLRLIINYQTEGSSGSPGPTTPTTFQIRNVEVISYN, via the exons ATGTAtgcccttgccctcctccttTTTGCCCTGCACTCGGTGGGCGTTTCTTGTGATAATCTGCGACCACCGCTCGAAGAACGCGCTGTGACCGACATCCCCGCGGACTCATTCGACTCTCTTGAGACCTACTGGAACTATTTGTATCCTTGGGGACCTACTCATAATGGAGGCGCCCGAATGAACCAAGAGCACGTCTCTGTCAACGACGGCGTCCTCACACTCACAGCCGAGCCCGTaacaggccaagaagacccCATTCACTACCTCTCCGGGGCCATCCACGCCAAATCCACCTTTACCGTCACCGCAGGCGGCGGCTACGACGTTAAAGCCGAGTTCATTGCTCCCGTGGACCGGGGCACATGGCCTGCCTTTTGGCTCAATGCCGCAAGTGGTTGGCCACCAGAGATTGATGTTGCCGAGTGGAAGGGCTCCGGCAAGATCTCGTTCAACACTTTCAACACCTCAGACGAGGTCACCGCTCTGGACATCGACTATCCCGAGCCGACGCAGTGGCATTCTGTCAGGGCTGAACTGCGCGATGAAAATGGCGTGGATGTCAGGGTCAAGTTCTTCCTCGACGATCGGGAGGTGACGACACAGTACGGAAGGGAATACATTGGAAAAGGCCTCAGACT TATCATCAACTATCAAACCGAGGGATCGTCAGGATCACCTGGACCTACCACAC CAACTACTTTTCAGATTCGAAATGTCGAGGTCATTAGCTATAACTGA